The genome window GCTGGCGGCCATAGGCGTTCCGTTCCACGCCCACGTCGATGAACCCGAGGGAAAACTGCCGCGGGTTCGCGACGTCCCGCGCCAGCACGATCAGCCCGGCGCAGGTGCCGAAGATCGGCCGCCCCTCGGCATGGAACTTCTCGAGTGCGGGCACGAAGTTCCACTCCTCCATCAGATGCAGCAGCGTCGTCGATTCGCCGCCCGGGATGATCAGGCCATCCAGGTCATCCAGCTCCTCGGGCTTGCGCACCTCCACTGCGGTGGCACCGCAGCGCTCGAGCGCCTGGCGGTGCCGCACGAAATCGCCCTGGAGCGCGAGCACTCCGATCTTCATGGCTCCGACCTACCCCCCGCCCCTTTCTTCGGCTCGCCTCGGGCGCAGGGGCCCCAGCCCCTGGGCGCCCTGCGGCTCGCACGCCCTCACTCAGGCTCGCCTCGCCGCGTGCGTCGCCGAGCCTCCGCATCCGCGTCTCGGCTCGCACTACCATCCGCGCGTTTGCAGCAGCTCCTCTTTCGTCAGCTTGGAGGTCTCCAGCCCCACCATGGCCTCGCCCAGCTCCTCGCTGACCCGGGCCAGGACGTCCGGATCCTTGTAGTGCGTGGTGGCCTGGACGATGGCCTTGGCCCGCTTGGCGGGGTCGCTCGACTTGAAGATGCCCGAGCCGACGAAGACCGCCTCGGCGCCGAGTTGCATCATCAGTGCCGCGTCGGCGGGCGTGGCGATGCCCCCGGCCGAGAAGTTTGGGACGGGCAGCCGCCCGTGCTTGCCCACCGAGCCGATCAGCTCGTAGGGCGCGCCCAGGTTCTTGGCCTCCGTCATCAGCTCCTCGGGCCCGAGCGTGGTCAGCCGCCGGATCCCGGTGGTCAGCGCGCGCATGTGGCGCACCGCCTCCACGATGTTGCCGGAGCCGGCCTCGCCCTTCGTGCGGATCATGGCCGCGCCCTCGCCGATGCGGCGGAGCGCCTCGCCCAGGTCGCGTGCCCCGCAGACGAACGGCACCCGGAACGCGAACTTGTCCACGTGGAAGTGCTCGTCGGCCGGCGTGAGGACCTCGGACTCGTCGATGAAGTCCACCCCGAGCGATTCCAGAATTTGGGCCTCCACGAAGTGACCGATCCGGCACTTGGCCATCACGGGGATGGTGACGGCGCTCTGGATCTCCTTGATCTTCTTCACGGAGGCCATGCGCGCCACGCCGCCCTCCCGCCGGATATCGGCGGGCACGCGCTCGAGCGCCATCACGGCCGCCGCCCCCGCCTCCGCGGCGAGCTTGGCCTGCTCGGCATTCGTCACGTCCATGATGACCCCGCCCTTGAGCATCTCGGCGAGGCCGATGTGCTTGCGATCGGCGATGCGCAATCCGTTCAGCTCCGTCATATCGTGTCTCCTTACGCCGTTGTGCGGCTGCGTTTCCCCGCTCACCTCAGACCAGCGGCACCGCCACGCCCTCCGCTCGCGGTCGCGACGCCGGGCGCTTCAAGCTGTCTTTGACCACCTCGGCCAGCCGCCGGATCCCCTCGTCGATCCGCGCGGCGGGCACCGACGAAAAGGACAGCCGGAGCGTGCGCTCGCCGCCGTCCACGAAGAAGGCGGCCCCCGGCGTGAACGCCACCCCGCGCTCGATGGCGCGCGAGAGCAGAGCCGCGGCGTCGAGCCCGGGCGGCAGAGTCACCAGCAGCGAGAACCCGCCCTGAGGCTCGGTCCAGGTCACGCCCTCCGGCAGGCGCCGCTGGAGCGCTCCCACCAGCAGCGAGCGCCGCCGGCCGTACTCGCGGGCGACGCGGGCGACGTGACGATCGAGCAGCCGCCGCTCGCAGAACCGGTGGACCGCCGCCTGGAGCAGCGCGCTCGTGTGCAGATCGGCGAGCTGCTTGGCGGCGGCGAGCCGCTCGATGACGAGCGGCGGCGCCAGCAGCCAGCCCAGGCGCAGCCCCGGGAAGAGGATCTTGGAGAACGTCCCGATGTAGATCACGAGCCCGTCGTGGTCCTGCGCCTTGAGCGGGCCCGGCGGCCGGTCGCCGTAGTAGAGACTGGGATCGAAGCCGTCCTCCACGATCGGCACCTGATGGCGCGCCGCCGCGGCCAGCAGCCGGCGCCCCGTCTCCGCGCCCATGGCCAGACCCGTGGGGTTGTGGGAGGTCGGCTGGCAGTAGAAGAGCTTCGGCGCCTGACGCTCGAGCAGCCGTTCGAACACGTCGGCCTGGGGCCCGTCCGCCTTCCAGGGCACGGTGAGGAGCTGGGCCCCGAACGCGCGAAAGACCTGCACGGCCCGCGGATAGGTCGGCTGCTCGATCGCGACGAAGTCGCCGGGATCGACGAGCGTGCGGGCGATCAGGTCGAAGCCCTGCTGCGAGCCGTTGACGATCAGGATCTCGTCCGATCGCGCCTCGAGCCCGAAACGCAAGAGATACGTGGACAGGTACCGGCGCAGAGGGGCATAGCCCGCCACCGGCGAGTACTGGAGCAGCGCCTCGCCCTCCTCCCGCACCACCTCGTTGAGGGCCCGCCGAAAGGCGTCGGTCGGGAAGAGGCCGCTGTCGGGCATGCCGCCGGCGAAGGAGATCACCGTCCCCGCCAGCCCGTTCGGCGGCACCAGCGCCCGGCGGCGATTGTCCTCGGTCTCGACGATCCGGGCGCTGCGCGAGAAGAGCCCCGACCAGTCGATGGGGGGCCGCGCGGCGCTCTCGGGAGCGGCCGGCCGGCCGCGGTCACCGGCGCGCTCGGCGATGAAGGTGCCCTGCCCCACGTGGGACCGCGCGGCGCCCGAGGCCACCAGCTCCTCGTAGGCGAGCACCACGGTCGCGCGGTTGACGCCCAGGTCCCGGGCCATCTCCCGCGTGGCCGGCAGCTTGACCCCCGGGAGCAGAAGGCCGTCGCGGACGAGCCGCTCCAGGTGCGCCTGGATCTGGCGGGCCAGCGGGACCGGCTTGCTGCGGTCTAGCGCGATCTGCATAGGTCGCCTCGACCAACCATTTTCGGCCAAAAATCAACCCGGTCAAGCGCCAATTGGTCTACCTGGCGACCGACCAAATCGGGCACCGTATAATGGTCGCGCGTTAGAGATCCCCCCAGCCAGGAGGCGATTCGATGGCAGAGATGAAGGAGTTCGCAGGTCTGTACTACCGCGAAGGCGCGCTCGACCCCAAGACGATGCAGCTGGTGGCGCTGGCGGCGATGGCGGCCGCCGGCTGCACCTCCTGAGTGCCGGGACGCTTCGCGGCTGCGAAGCAAGCCGGCGCCACCGAGGACGAGATCAGCGAGGCCCTCTACTACGCCATGCGCGGGGCGGCCCGGGCGACCTGGTCGACCATCAAGTACATCCCCGGCGTCGAGGACCTCAACAAGGAGTGGAAGACGAAGTTCGAGCGCCATTCGAGCAAGTAGGCGCCTGACCTGGGGCGGCGCGGGGTCCTGGACGCGACGCTGACGGACCCTGCTCCGCCTCGGGCGCTCATCAAGAAGGTCGCCACCAAGGCGCTCGAGGAAGGAGACCGCCATGGCGGGTGAGGCCCCCATCCGGCAGGCCGTGAAGTGGATCGACGAGCATCTCCTCGACAACCCCAAGGCGGATCGGGTGAAGCTCATCGACGAGGCATCGCGCCGCTTCGACCTGTCGCCGCTGGACCAGGACTTCCTCATGCGCCACCTCGCCGAGCGCGCCAGGGACAAGAAGTGAACGGTCGGCACGGCCAGCGCGTCCGCGAGCAGTTCGGCCCCAGCGCCGAGGCCTATGTGGCGAGCGTCTCGCACGCGGCCGGCGCCGACCTCGAGCAGTTGCTGACCTGGGGCCGTGCCCGGCGGCCCGCGCGCGTGCTCGACGTCGCCACCGGCGGCGGCCACACCGCGCTGGCCTTCGCCGGCCTGGCCACGCGGGTCGTTGCCTTCGATCTCACCGAGCCGATGCTGCGAGCCGCGCGCGAGTTCATCCGGGGCCGGGGCGTGGGTAACCTCGCCTACGTGGCCGGCGACGTGGAGGCCCTGCCCTTCCGGCCCGGCGCCTTCGCCGTGGTCACCTGCCGGATCGCCCTCCACCACGTCGCCAACCCCGCCGCCGCCATCCGCGAGGTCGCGCGCGTGCTGGCCCCCGGCGGCTCGTTCCTCGTCCAGGACATCCTGGGGCACGACGATCTAGAAATCGCCACCTTCATCACCGAGGTGGAGCGCCGGCGGGATCCCTCGCACGTGCGCGCCTACCGCGCGCGGGAGTGGAAGGCGTTCCTGCGGGGCGCC of Candidatus Methylomirabilota bacterium contains these proteins:
- a CDS encoding PLP-dependent aminotransferase family protein, encoding MQIALDRSKPVPLARQIQAHLERLVRDGLLLPGVKLPATREMARDLGVNRATVVLAYEELVASGAARSHVGQGTFIAERAGDRGRPAAPESAARPPIDWSGLFSRSARIVETEDNRRRALVPPNGLAGTVISFAGGMPDSGLFPTDAFRRALNEVVREEGEALLQYSPVAGYAPLRRYLSTYLLRFGLEARSDEILIVNGSQQGFDLIARTLVDPGDFVAIEQPTYPRAVQVFRAFGAQLLTVPWKADGPQADVFERLLERQAPKLFYCQPTSHNPTGLAMGAETGRRLLAAAARHQVPIVEDGFDPSLYYGDRPPGPLKAQDHDGLVIYIGTFSKILFPGLRLGWLLAPPLVIERLAAAKQLADLHTSALLQAAVHRFCERRLLDRHVARVAREYGRRRSLLVGALQRRLPEGVTWTEPQGGFSLLVTLPPGLDAAALLSRAIERGVAFTPGAAFFVDGGERTLRLSFSSVPAARIDEGIRRLAEVVKDSLKRPASRPRAEGVAVPLV
- a CDS encoding carboxymuconolactone decarboxylase family protein yields the protein MAEMKEFAGLYYREGALDPKTMQLVALAAMAAAGCTS
- a CDS encoding class I SAM-dependent methyltransferase, whose product is MNGRHGQRVREQFGPSAEAYVASVSHAAGADLEQLLTWGRARRPARVLDVATGGGHTALAFAGLATRVVAFDLTEPMLRAAREFIRGRGVGNLAYVAGDVEALPFRPGAFAVVTCRIALHHVANPAAAIREVARVLAPGGSFLVQDILGHDDLEIATFITEVERRRDPSHVRAYRAREWKAFLRGAGLTVIDETVLTKVRLWDDWTGRMRMTPDALRALEGFVRAAPERCRAAFDFKLTDTSVESFTDRMLLLRADRD
- the pdxT gene encoding pyridoxal 5'-phosphate synthase glutaminase subunit PdxT, whose product is MKIGVLALQGDFVRHRQALERCGATAVEVRKPEELDDLDGLIIPGGESTTLLHLMEEWNFVPALEKFHAEGRPIFGTCAGLIVLARDVANPRQFSLGFIDVGVERNAYGRQRESFEAPGTAVLDGQPTPIEMVFIRAPRIRRLGPEVEALARQGEDPVMARQGTVLVATFHPELTDDSAVHHYFCEMVRLASVGRAPRKR
- the pdxS gene encoding pyridoxal 5'-phosphate synthase lyase subunit PdxS is translated as MTELNGLRIADRKHIGLAEMLKGGVIMDVTNAEQAKLAAEAGAAAVMALERVPADIRREGGVARMASVKKIKEIQSAVTIPVMAKCRIGHFVEAQILESLGVDFIDESEVLTPADEHFHVDKFAFRVPFVCGARDLGEALRRIGEGAAMIRTKGEAGSGNIVEAVRHMRALTTGIRRLTTLGPEELMTEAKNLGAPYELIGSVGKHGRLPVPNFSAGGIATPADAALMMQLGAEAVFVGSGIFKSSDPAKRAKAIVQATTHYKDPDVLARVSEELGEAMVGLETSKLTKEELLQTRGW